From Scatophagus argus isolate fScaArg1 chromosome 2, fScaArg1.pri, whole genome shotgun sequence, a single genomic window includes:
- the LOC124052969 gene encoding calpain-2 catalytic subunit-like, translating to MSGVASTLAKKRALAAGFGTNANATRYLNQDFAALRAQCLSAGELFCDPTFPAAPEALGFNELGRSSYKVRGVTWKRPTELVSNPEFIMGGATRTDICQGALGDCWLLAAIASLTLNEYVMARVVPTDQGFGDDYAGIFHFQFWQFGEWVDVVIDDRLPVKDGELMFVHSAEGREFWSALLEKAYAKVNGCYEALSGGSTTEGFEDFTGGIAENFDLQRPPSNLFQIIKKALEAGALLGCSIDITSAADSEAVTRQKLVKGHAYSLTGAVEVNYRGRQEKLVRMRNPWGQVEWTGAWSDGSSEWNSVQGDCPHANAEDGEFWMSFNDFLRHYSRIEVCTLTPDAIEDDSVKHWSVSKFDGTWRRGSTAGGCRNHPYTFWMNPQFIIKLDEDDDDPDDGEVGCSFVVGLIQKNRRKLRKQGEDMHTIGFAIYEVPEQFKGQREVHLDKNFFLTHAQKERSETFINLREVCSRFKLPPGEYLIVPSTFEPHLNGDFCIRVFSEKQTQTEPCDDPVSAELDDESVSDEDVDAGFRGLFSKLAGDDMEISAVELRTILNKIVAKRTDIKTDGFSMETSRVMVNLMDDSGNGKLGLGEFATLWKKVQRYLSIYKKNDSDNSGTMSTPEMRVAFKDAGFTLNNTIYQLLVARYSDADMTIDFDNFVGCLMRLEMMFRIFKKLDADDSGSIELNFNQWLNFAMI from the exons ATGTCCGGCGTGGCCTCCACCCTGGCGAAGAAGCGGGCCTTGGCTGCGGGCTTCGGTACCAACGCCAACGCGACGCGATACCTGAACCAGGACTTCGCGGCTCTGAGAGCTCAGTGCCTCTCGGCCGGGGAACTCTTCTGCGACCCGACGTTCCCCGCCGCGCCCGAGGCTCTGGGCTTCAACGAGCTGGGCCGCAGCTCCTACAAGGTCCGGGGAGTCACCTGGAAGAGGCCCACG GAACTGGTCTCGAATCCTGAGTTCATCATGGGTGGAGCCACCAGGACCGACATCTGCCAGGGAGCTCTGG GTGACTGCTGGCTGTTGGCAGCCATTGCCTCACTGACGCTCAATGAGTATGTGATGGCCAGAGTCGTTCCCACCGACCAGGGCTTCGGTGACGACTACGCCGGCATCTTTCACTTCCAG TTCTGGCAGTTTGGTGAGTGGGTGGACGTAGTGATCGATGACCGTCTGCCAGTCAAAGATGGAGAGCTGATGTTCGTCCACTCAGCGGAGGGGAGGGAGTTCTGGAGCGCCCTTCTGGAGAAGGCCTACGCCAA AGTGAACGGCTGCTATGAAGCTTTGTCTGGCGGGTCCACCACCGAGGGCTTTGAAGATTTCACTGGAGGCATTGCTGAGAACTTCGACCTCCAACGACCCCCCTCCAACCTGTTCcagatcatcaagaaggcccTGGAAGCTGGAGCCCTGCTGGGCTGCTCCATCGAT ATCACCAGCGCTGCGGACTCAGAGGCCGTCACCCGTCAGAAGCTGGTGAAAGGCCACGCCTACTCGCTGACGGGGGCTGTGGAG GTGAACTACCGGGGCCGGCAGGAGAAGCTGGTGAGGATGAGGAACCCATGGGGTCAGGTGGAGTGGACTGGAGCGTGGAGCGACGG ATCGTCTGAGTGGAACTCAGTGCAGGGCGACTGTCCACATGCCAACGCAGAGGACGGAGAGTTCTG GATGTCCTTCAACGACTTCTTGCGTCACTACTCTCGTATTGAGGTTTGCACTCTGACCCCAGACGCCATCGAAGATGACTCTGTTAAACATTGGAGTGTCAGCAAATTCGATGGCACGTGGAGGAGAGGATCCACCGCTGGAGGCTGCAGGAACCACCCCT acacATTCTGGATGAATCCTCAGTTTATTATCAAACTGGATGAGGACGATGATGACCCAGATGATGGAGAAGTGGGATGCAGCTTTGTGGTTGGTCTGATCCAGAAGAACCGCAGAAAGCTCCGGAAACAAGGAGAGGACATGCACACCATTGGGTTTGCCATTTACGAG GTTCCTGAACAG tTCAAAGGGCAGAGGGAGGTCCATCTGGATAAGAACTTCTTTCTGACCCACGCTCAGAAGGAGAGGTCCGAAACCTTCATCAATCTGCGTGAGGTTTGCTCTCGCTTCAAACTGCCACCTGGAGAGTACCTGATCGTCCCGTCCACCTTCGAGCCGCACCTCAATGGAGACTTCTGCATCCGAGTGTTCTctgagaaacagacacagaccGA GCCCTGTGACGACCCAGTCAGCGCTGAACTAGATGAT GAGTCCGTGTCTGACGAGGACGTGGACGCAGGATTCAGAGGCCTCTTTTCCAAACTCGCCGGAGAC GACATGGAGATCTCTGCAGTGGAGCTCAGGACCATCCTGAACAAAATTGTCGCCAAGC GAACTGACATCAAAACTGACGGCTTCAGCATGGAGACCAGCAGGGTCATGGTCAACCTGATGGAC GACAGCGGCAACGGCAAGCTCGGCCTCGGAGAGTTCGCCACTCTGTGGAAGAAGGTGCAGAGATATCTG TCGATCTACAAGAAGAACGACAGCGACAACTCGGGGACGATGAGCACTCCAGAGATGAGAGTTGCCTTTAAAGACGCAG
- the LOC124053010 gene encoding calpain-2 catalytic subunit-like isoform X3, which translates to MASTAAELARRKARYEEGAGSWANAVPFNQQDFEKLRSKCLQTGSLFCDPTFPANWDSLGYNQLGRYSSKTIGVEWKRPTELSSDPQFIVDGAKRTDICQGVLGDCWLLAAIASLTLDPQILNRVVPCGQSFSSQYAGIFHFQLWQYGEWVDVVVDDRLPTRDGKLLFVHSAEGGEFWSALLEKAYAKVNSSYEALSGGSSIEGFEDFTGGISESYNLKEAPPFLFNLMRKALSLGSLLGCSISISSSYETEAITGQKLVKGHAYSITAAQQVHHFGSPVELLRIRNPWGQVEWTGAWSDNSKEWDGVEAGVKKKLDRSADDGEFWMSYADFLRQFSQLDICNLTPDALSSDDVGRWNYREFEGAWRVGSTAGGCRNYSATFCSNPQFFIRLDDVDDEPHDGEHGCTVLIGLMQKDARRERRFGRDLNTIGFAIYEVPDEFKGRSNVRLGPDVLLRRTAVARSQTFINLREVCERLKLPPGEYAIIPSTFEPHRQGSFILRVFTEKQAHSRPMVEDVIADIHEPDVGPNDVDPHFKHLFGLISGNDSEVSACELQQVLDKVVAQTSSSTYMNAVTSE; encoded by the exons ATGGcgagcacagcagcagagttgGCCAGGAGGAAGGCCCGGTACGAGGAGGGTGCCGGCAGCTGGGCCAACGCCGTCCCCTTCAACCAGCAGGACTTTGAGAAGCTGCGGAGCAAATGTTTGCAAACCGGTTCTTTGTTCTGCGACCCCACGTTCCCCGCAAACTGGGACTCACTGGGATACAACCAGCTGGGACGCTACTCCTCCAAAACCATCGGAGTGGAGTGGAAACGACccacg GAGCTGAGTTCTGATCCTCAGTTCATTGTTGACGGGGCGAAGAGGACAGACATCTGCCAGGGAGTTCTag GTgactgctggctgctggctgccaTCGCCTCTCTGACCCTGGACCCTCAGATCCTGAACAGAGTGGTTCCTTGTGGGCAGAGCTTCAGCTCGCAGTACGCTGGCATCTTCCACTTCCAG CTGTGGCAGTACGGAGAGTGGGTGGACGTGGTTGTGGACGACCGGCTCCCCACCAGAGACGGGAAGTTGCTGTTCGTTCACTcggcagagggaggagagttCTGGAGCGCTCTGTTGGAGAAAGCTTACGCCAA GGTGAACAGCTCGTATGAAGCGCTGAGCGGAGGTTCAAGTATTGAGGGTTTTGAGGATTTCACTGGAGGAATCTCAGAGAGCTACAACCTGAAGGAGGCTCCCCCCTTCCTGTTTAACCTCATGAGGAAGGCCCTGAGCCTGGGCTCGCTGCTCGGCTGCTCCATCAGC atCTCCAGCTCGTATGAGACCGAGGCGATCACTGGTCAGAAGCTGGTTAAAGGTCACGCCTACTCcatcactgcagcacagcag GTTCATCACTTTGGTTCACCCGTGGAGCTGCTGAGGATCCGGAACCCCTGGGGTCAGGTGGAGTGGACTGGAGCCTGGAGTGACAA TTCGAAGGAGTGGGATGGTGTTGAGGCGGGggtgaagaagaagctggaTCGGTCGGCTGATGATGGAGAGTTCTG GATGTCCTACGCTGACTTCCTGCGTCAGTTTTCCCAGCTCGACATCTGTAACCTGACACCTGATGCGCTGAGCAGCGACGACGTCGGCCGCTGGAACTACCGCGAGTTCGAAGGCGCGTGGAGGGTCGGCTCGACAGCCGGAGGCTGCAGGAACTACTCTG CCACGTTCTGCTCCAACCCTCAGTTCTTCATCCGGCTGGACGACGTCGACGACGAGCCTCACGACGGCGAGCACGGCTGCACCGTCCTGATCGGTCTGATGCAGAAGGACGCTCGCAGGGAGAGACGCTTCGGACGAGACCTCAACACCATCGGATTCGCCATCTATgaa gTTCCTGATGAG TTTAAAGGTCGCAGTAATGTCCGGCTGGGCCCCGACGTCCTGCTGAGGAGGACGGCGGTGGCCCGCAGTCAGACCTTCATCAACCTGCGGGAGGTGTGTGAGCGCCTCAAACTGCCGCCCGGAGAATACGCCATCATCCCCTCCACCTTCGAACCGCACCGCCAGGGGAGCTTCATCCTGAGGGTGTTCACAGAGAAGCAGGCCCACAGCAG GCCGATGGTGGAGGACGTCATCGCTGACATCCATGAG CCTGACGTCGGACCGAACGACGTGGATCCTCACTTCAAGCATCTCTTCGGGCTGATCTCTGGAAAC GACTCTGAAGTCTCTGCCTGCGAGCTGCAGCAGGTTTTGGACAAAGTGGTGGCTCAGA CCAGCAGCTCCACTTACATGAACGCCGTGACATCAGAGTGA
- the LOC124053010 gene encoding calpain-2 catalytic subunit-like isoform X2 — protein MASTAAELARRKARYEEGAGSWANAVPFNQQDFEKLRSKCLQTGSLFCDPTFPANWDSLGYNQLGRYSSKTIGVEWKRPTELSSDPQFIVDGAKRTDICQGVLGDCWLLAAIASLTLDPQILNRVVPCGQSFSSQYAGIFHFQLWQYGEWVDVVVDDRLPTRDGKLLFVHSAEGGEFWSALLEKAYAKVNSSYEALSGGSSIEGFEDFTGGISESYNLKEAPPFLFNLMRKALSLGSLLGCSISISSSYETEAITGQKLVKGHAYSITAAQQVHHFGSPVELLRIRNPWGQVEWTGAWSDNSKEWDGVEAGVKKKLDRSADDGEFWMSYADFLRQFSQLDICNLTPDALSSDDVGRWNYREFEGAWRVGSTAGGCRNYSATFCSNPQFFIRLDDVDDEPHDGEHGCTVLIGLMQKDARRERRFGRDLNTIGFAIYEVPDEFKGRSNVRLGPDVLLRRTAVARSQTFINLREVCERLKLPPGEYAIIPSTFEPHRQGSFILRVFTEKQAHSRPMVEDVIADIHEPDVGPNDVDPHFKHLFGLISGNDSEVSACELQQVLDKVVAQRSDMKTDGFSLHTCRNIISLLDMDRSGKLGLLEFHHLWLKIQKYLEIFKRHDTDDSGTMSSHEMRAALAEAEMFRILDKNNQGKIQLDLQQWLCLAIN, from the exons ATGGcgagcacagcagcagagttgGCCAGGAGGAAGGCCCGGTACGAGGAGGGTGCCGGCAGCTGGGCCAACGCCGTCCCCTTCAACCAGCAGGACTTTGAGAAGCTGCGGAGCAAATGTTTGCAAACCGGTTCTTTGTTCTGCGACCCCACGTTCCCCGCAAACTGGGACTCACTGGGATACAACCAGCTGGGACGCTACTCCTCCAAAACCATCGGAGTGGAGTGGAAACGACccacg GAGCTGAGTTCTGATCCTCAGTTCATTGTTGACGGGGCGAAGAGGACAGACATCTGCCAGGGAGTTCTag GTgactgctggctgctggctgccaTCGCCTCTCTGACCCTGGACCCTCAGATCCTGAACAGAGTGGTTCCTTGTGGGCAGAGCTTCAGCTCGCAGTACGCTGGCATCTTCCACTTCCAG CTGTGGCAGTACGGAGAGTGGGTGGACGTGGTTGTGGACGACCGGCTCCCCACCAGAGACGGGAAGTTGCTGTTCGTTCACTcggcagagggaggagagttCTGGAGCGCTCTGTTGGAGAAAGCTTACGCCAA GGTGAACAGCTCGTATGAAGCGCTGAGCGGAGGTTCAAGTATTGAGGGTTTTGAGGATTTCACTGGAGGAATCTCAGAGAGCTACAACCTGAAGGAGGCTCCCCCCTTCCTGTTTAACCTCATGAGGAAGGCCCTGAGCCTGGGCTCGCTGCTCGGCTGCTCCATCAGC atCTCCAGCTCGTATGAGACCGAGGCGATCACTGGTCAGAAGCTGGTTAAAGGTCACGCCTACTCcatcactgcagcacagcag GTTCATCACTTTGGTTCACCCGTGGAGCTGCTGAGGATCCGGAACCCCTGGGGTCAGGTGGAGTGGACTGGAGCCTGGAGTGACAA TTCGAAGGAGTGGGATGGTGTTGAGGCGGGggtgaagaagaagctggaTCGGTCGGCTGATGATGGAGAGTTCTG GATGTCCTACGCTGACTTCCTGCGTCAGTTTTCCCAGCTCGACATCTGTAACCTGACACCTGATGCGCTGAGCAGCGACGACGTCGGCCGCTGGAACTACCGCGAGTTCGAAGGCGCGTGGAGGGTCGGCTCGACAGCCGGAGGCTGCAGGAACTACTCTG CCACGTTCTGCTCCAACCCTCAGTTCTTCATCCGGCTGGACGACGTCGACGACGAGCCTCACGACGGCGAGCACGGCTGCACCGTCCTGATCGGTCTGATGCAGAAGGACGCTCGCAGGGAGAGACGCTTCGGACGAGACCTCAACACCATCGGATTCGCCATCTATgaa gTTCCTGATGAG TTTAAAGGTCGCAGTAATGTCCGGCTGGGCCCCGACGTCCTGCTGAGGAGGACGGCGGTGGCCCGCAGTCAGACCTTCATCAACCTGCGGGAGGTGTGTGAGCGCCTCAAACTGCCGCCCGGAGAATACGCCATCATCCCCTCCACCTTCGAACCGCACCGCCAGGGGAGCTTCATCCTGAGGGTGTTCACAGAGAAGCAGGCCCACAGCAG GCCGATGGTGGAGGACGTCATCGCTGACATCCATGAG CCTGACGTCGGACCGAACGACGTGGATCCTCACTTCAAGCATCTCTTCGGGCTGATCTCTGGAAAC GACTCTGAAGTCTCTGCCTGCGAGCTGCAGCAGGTTTTGGACAAAGTGGTGGCTCAGA GGTCTGATATGAAAACGGACGGCTTCAGTCTGCACACCTGCCGCAACATCATCAGTCTGTTGGAC ATGGACCGCAGTGGTAAACTGGGTCTGCTGGAGTTTCACCATCTGTGGTTGAAGATCCAGAAATACCTG GAGATCTTCAAGAGACACGACACGGATGATTCTGGTACGATGAGCAGTCATGAGATGAGAGCAGCACTGGCTGAAGCAG AGATGTTCAGAATTCTGGACAAGAACAACCAGGGAAAGATCCAACTGGACCTGCAGCAG TGGCTCTGCCTTGCCATCAACTGA
- the LOC124053010 gene encoding calpain-2 catalytic subunit-like isoform X1: protein MASTAAELARRKARYEEGAGSWANAVPFNQQDFEKLRSKCLQTGSLFCDPTFPANWDSLGYNQLGRYSSKTIGVEWKRPTELSSDPQFIVDGAKRTDICQGVLGDCWLLAAIASLTLDPQILNRVVPCGQSFSSQYAGIFHFQLWQYGEWVDVVVDDRLPTRDGKLLFVHSAEGGEFWSALLEKAYAKVNSSYEALSGGSSIEGFEDFTGGISESYNLKEAPPFLFNLMRKALSLGSLLGCSISISSSYETEAITGQKLVKGHAYSITAAQQVHHFGSPVELLRIRNPWGQVEWTGAWSDNSKEWDGVEAGVKKKLDRSADDGEFWMSYADFLRQFSQLDICNLTPDALSSDDVGRWNYREFEGAWRVGSTAGGCRNYSATFCSNPQFFIRLDDVDDEPHDGEHGCTVLIGLMQKDARRERRFGRDLNTIGFAIYEVPDEFKGRSNVRLGPDVLLRRTAVARSQTFINLREVCERLKLPPGEYAIIPSTFEPHRQGSFILRVFTEKQAHSRPMVEDVIADIHEPDVGPNDVDPHFKHLFGLISGNDSEVSACELQQVLDKVVAQRSDMKTDGFSLHTCRNIISLLDMDRSGKLGLLEFHHLWLKIQKYLEIFKRHDTDDSGTMSSHEMRAALAEAGFQVNSTVIQEIISCYADRSFAVNFDCFIGSLIRLEMLFKMFRILDKNNQGKIQLDLQQWLCLAIN, encoded by the exons ATGGcgagcacagcagcagagttgGCCAGGAGGAAGGCCCGGTACGAGGAGGGTGCCGGCAGCTGGGCCAACGCCGTCCCCTTCAACCAGCAGGACTTTGAGAAGCTGCGGAGCAAATGTTTGCAAACCGGTTCTTTGTTCTGCGACCCCACGTTCCCCGCAAACTGGGACTCACTGGGATACAACCAGCTGGGACGCTACTCCTCCAAAACCATCGGAGTGGAGTGGAAACGACccacg GAGCTGAGTTCTGATCCTCAGTTCATTGTTGACGGGGCGAAGAGGACAGACATCTGCCAGGGAGTTCTag GTgactgctggctgctggctgccaTCGCCTCTCTGACCCTGGACCCTCAGATCCTGAACAGAGTGGTTCCTTGTGGGCAGAGCTTCAGCTCGCAGTACGCTGGCATCTTCCACTTCCAG CTGTGGCAGTACGGAGAGTGGGTGGACGTGGTTGTGGACGACCGGCTCCCCACCAGAGACGGGAAGTTGCTGTTCGTTCACTcggcagagggaggagagttCTGGAGCGCTCTGTTGGAGAAAGCTTACGCCAA GGTGAACAGCTCGTATGAAGCGCTGAGCGGAGGTTCAAGTATTGAGGGTTTTGAGGATTTCACTGGAGGAATCTCAGAGAGCTACAACCTGAAGGAGGCTCCCCCCTTCCTGTTTAACCTCATGAGGAAGGCCCTGAGCCTGGGCTCGCTGCTCGGCTGCTCCATCAGC atCTCCAGCTCGTATGAGACCGAGGCGATCACTGGTCAGAAGCTGGTTAAAGGTCACGCCTACTCcatcactgcagcacagcag GTTCATCACTTTGGTTCACCCGTGGAGCTGCTGAGGATCCGGAACCCCTGGGGTCAGGTGGAGTGGACTGGAGCCTGGAGTGACAA TTCGAAGGAGTGGGATGGTGTTGAGGCGGGggtgaagaagaagctggaTCGGTCGGCTGATGATGGAGAGTTCTG GATGTCCTACGCTGACTTCCTGCGTCAGTTTTCCCAGCTCGACATCTGTAACCTGACACCTGATGCGCTGAGCAGCGACGACGTCGGCCGCTGGAACTACCGCGAGTTCGAAGGCGCGTGGAGGGTCGGCTCGACAGCCGGAGGCTGCAGGAACTACTCTG CCACGTTCTGCTCCAACCCTCAGTTCTTCATCCGGCTGGACGACGTCGACGACGAGCCTCACGACGGCGAGCACGGCTGCACCGTCCTGATCGGTCTGATGCAGAAGGACGCTCGCAGGGAGAGACGCTTCGGACGAGACCTCAACACCATCGGATTCGCCATCTATgaa gTTCCTGATGAG TTTAAAGGTCGCAGTAATGTCCGGCTGGGCCCCGACGTCCTGCTGAGGAGGACGGCGGTGGCCCGCAGTCAGACCTTCATCAACCTGCGGGAGGTGTGTGAGCGCCTCAAACTGCCGCCCGGAGAATACGCCATCATCCCCTCCACCTTCGAACCGCACCGCCAGGGGAGCTTCATCCTGAGGGTGTTCACAGAGAAGCAGGCCCACAGCAG GCCGATGGTGGAGGACGTCATCGCTGACATCCATGAG CCTGACGTCGGACCGAACGACGTGGATCCTCACTTCAAGCATCTCTTCGGGCTGATCTCTGGAAAC GACTCTGAAGTCTCTGCCTGCGAGCTGCAGCAGGTTTTGGACAAAGTGGTGGCTCAGA GGTCTGATATGAAAACGGACGGCTTCAGTCTGCACACCTGCCGCAACATCATCAGTCTGTTGGAC ATGGACCGCAGTGGTAAACTGGGTCTGCTGGAGTTTCACCATCTGTGGTTGAAGATCCAGAAATACCTG GAGATCTTCAAGAGACACGACACGGATGATTCTGGTACGATGAGCAGTCATGAGATGAGAGCAGCACTGGCTGAAGCAG gtttccAGGTGAACAGCACCGTGATTCAGGAGATCATCAGTTGTTATGCTGACAGGAGTTTTGCCGTCAACTTCGACTGTTTCATCGGCTCTCTGATCCGTCTAGAGATGCTCTTCA AGATGTTCAGAATTCTGGACAAGAACAACCAGGGAAAGATCCAACTGGACCTGCAGCAG TGGCTCTGCCTTGCCATCAACTGA
- the LOC124053003 gene encoding calpain-2 catalytic subunit-like, whose protein sequence is MSGIASNLQHLREKDRGVGTNSQAVKYLNQDYEALRQRCFDTGCLFQDDTFPALPSSLGFNELGPNSYKIRGVTWQRPTELTSDPEFIISGASRTDICQGALGDCWLLAAIASLTLNTEVLARVVPHGQSFRDGEYAGIFHFQFWQFGEWVDVVIDDRLPVRDGELLFVHSAEGREFWSALLEKAYAKLNSCYEALSGGSTTEGFEDFTGGIAEVHELSQPSPHLFHVIQKAQNRGSLMGCSIDITSSADSEAITSQKLVKGHAYSVTGAAEVEFRGNMEKLIRIRNPWGQVEWTGAWSDDSAEWRYISDEDRERLSHRSEDGEFWMSFSDFLRHYSRLEICNLTPDALSDDSISKWALSKFDGSWRKGSTAGGCRNYPNSFWMNPQFVIKLDEDDDDPDDGEAGCSLVVGLIQKNRRCMRKMGEDMHTVGFAIYEVPEEFQGQRNIHLNRNFFLRHASKARSETFINLREVCSRFSLPPGEYLIIPSTFEPHKNGDFCVRVFTEKQADFQELDDPIESRVEKIEIDEDDVDDRFRGLFGQLAGGDCEISAFELQKILNKVVTRRSDIQTDGFSLETCRNMVNLLDKDGSGKLGLVEFKVLWTKVENYLNIYRQKDVDNSGTMSSTEMRTAVEEAGFSLNNRLHQVLVARYSEPDLTIDFDNFVGCLVRLENMFNTFNTLDTDSSGSIELNFLEWLNVSLL, encoded by the exons ATGTCGGGCATCGCGTCCAACCTGCAGCATCTCCGGGAGAAGGACCGGGGCGTGGGCACCAACAGCCAGGCGGTCAAGTACCTGAACCAGGACTACGAGGCTTTGCGGCAGCGCTGCTTCGACACCGGCTGTCTGTTCCAGGACGACACGTTCCCGGCGCTGCCTTCCTCCCTGGGCTTCAACGAGCTGGGCCCGAACTCCTACAAGATCCGAGGGGTGACCTGGCAGAGACCGACG gagctgacctctgaccctgagTTCATCATCTCTGGAGCATCAAGGACTGACATCTGTCAGGGAGCTCTGG GTGATTGCTGGCTGCTCGCCGCTATCGCCTCTCTGACCCTGAACACCGAGGTTCTGGCTCGAGTTGTCCCACATGGACAGAGCTTCAGGGATGGAGAGTACGCTGGCAtcttccacttccag TTCTGGCAGTTCGGTGAGTGGGTGGACGTGGTGATTGACGACCGTCTTCCGGTCAGAGACGgggagctgctgtttgtgcacTCGGCGGAGGGTAGAGAGTTCTGGAGCGCCCTGCTGGAGAAGGCCTATGCCAA GTTGAACAGCTGTTATGAGGCCCTGTCTGGAGGGTCCACCACAGAGGGCTTCGAGGACTTCACCGGAGGAATCGCTGAGGTTCACGAGCTGAGTCAGCCCAGTCCTCATCTGTTCCACGTCATCCAGAAGGCTCAGAATCGGGGCTCCCTGATGGGCTGCTCCATAGAT atCACGAGCTCGGCTGACTCAGAAGCGATCACCTCTCAGAAGCTGGTCAAAGGCCACGCCTACTCTGTGACAGGTGCAGCTGAG gtgGAGTTCCGTGGCAACATGGAGAAGCTGATCCGCATCAGGAATCCCTGGGGCCAAGTGGAGTGGACCGGAGCTTGGAGTGATGA TTCAGCCGAGTGGCGTTACATCAGTGATGAGGACAGGGAGCGTCTGAGTCATCGCTCAGAGGACGGAGAGTTCTG GATGTCTTTCTCTGACTTCCTGCGGCATTACTCGCGGCTGGAGATCTGTAACCTAACGCCCGATGCCCTGAGCGACGATTCCATCTCCAAGTGGGCTCTGTCCAAGTTCGATGGCAGCTGGAGGAAAGGATCCACCGCCGGAGGCTGCAGGAACTATCCCA ACTCGTTTTGGATGAACCCTCAGTTTGTGATCAAACTGGACGAGGATGATGACGACCCCGATGACGGAGAAGCGGGCTGCAGTCTCGTGGTCGGTCTGATCCAGAAGAACCGCAGATGCATGAGGAAGATGGGGGAGGATATGCACACGGTGGGATTTGCCATCTATGAG GTTCCTGAGGAG TTCCAAGGTCAGAGGAATATTCACCTGAACAGGAACTTCTTTCTGCGTCACGCCTCCAAAGCTCGCTCTGAAACCTTCATCAACCTGCGAGAAGTCTGCAGCCGCTTCAGCCTGCCACCTGGAGAGTATCTGATCATCCCGTCCACCTTCGAACCTCACAAGAACGGAGACTTCTGTGTCCGAGTCTTCACCGAGAAGCAGGCAGACTTTCA AGAGCTGGATGACCCCATCGAGTCCAGGGTGGAGAAG atAGAGATCGATGAGGACGATGTGGACGATCGGTTCAGAGGTCTGTTTGGTCAGCTGGCAGGAGGG GACTGTGAGATTTCTGCCTTTGAGCTGCAGAAGATCCTGAACAAAGTGGTGACCCGAC GATCTGACATCCAGACCGACGGCTTCAGCCTCGAAACGTGTCGCAACATGGTCAACCTGCTGGAC AAAGACGGCAGTGGGAAACTGGGTCTGGTGGAGTTCAAGGTGCTGTGGACCAAAGTCGAGAACTACCTG AATATTTACCGTCAGAAGGACGTGGATAATTCAGGGACGATGAGCTCCACGGAGATGAGGACAGCTGTGGAGGAGGCtg